One genomic segment of Kordiimonas sp. SCSIO 12603 includes these proteins:
- the hemW gene encoding radical SAM family heme chaperone HemW, translated as MPALTPNNLPAHKGSDYKGPAAVYVHWPFCLKKCPYCDFNSHVRDHVSHETWRNALVQEIETMATKFPNLSAKSIFFGGGTPSLMEPETVYAVIETIQKHWAPNREIEITLEANPSSVEASRFQAYKQAGVNRLSVGIQSLRDDALKFLGRLHNAGEALKALEVARNNFNRVSFDLIYARPQQSPTDWETELKEALAFDPTHLSLYQLTIEEGTAFYHQFHRGKFTLPDEDEAAELYDLTQQLTEAKGLPAYETSNHAAAGEESQHNLCYWQGDYYVGIGPGAHGRLPAQDHGSAYAHAQIKRPEDWMRAVEANGTGLETLEYVDAEDRAVEALMMGLRLRDGVDIATWEQRFGYSTNQIINNTELSNMKTDGFITDRTDKLQLSVKGRPLLNYILQKLVI; from the coding sequence ATGCCTGCTTTGACACCAAATAACCTGCCCGCCCATAAGGGTAGTGATTACAAAGGGCCAGCTGCCGTTTATGTGCACTGGCCTTTTTGCCTGAAAAAATGCCCTTACTGTGATTTCAATAGCCACGTACGTGATCATGTTTCACATGAAACATGGCGAAATGCCCTCGTGCAGGAAATTGAAACCATGGCAACAAAGTTTCCAAACCTTTCTGCCAAATCAATTTTCTTTGGTGGCGGCACACCAAGCCTGATGGAGCCAGAAACAGTATATGCTGTTATTGAAACCATTCAAAAACACTGGGCGCCAAACCGAGAAATTGAAATAACGTTGGAAGCAAACCCTTCAAGCGTAGAGGCTTCAAGATTTCAAGCTTACAAACAAGCTGGTGTAAACAGGCTTTCTGTTGGCATTCAATCACTTAGAGATGATGCTTTAAAGTTTCTTGGCAGATTACATAATGCTGGCGAAGCCCTAAAAGCTCTAGAAGTTGCTCGAAACAACTTTAATAGAGTTAGTTTTGATTTAATCTATGCCAGACCTCAGCAAAGCCCTACAGACTGGGAAACCGAACTTAAAGAAGCCTTGGCCTTTGATCCTACCCATCTATCGCTCTACCAGCTAACGATTGAAGAAGGCACAGCCTTCTACCACCAGTTCCACAGGGGTAAGTTTACCCTGCCTGATGAAGACGAAGCGGCAGAACTGTATGATCTCACGCAACAACTAACCGAAGCCAAAGGCCTACCCGCCTACGAAACATCCAACCACGCAGCTGCAGGCGAGGAATCCCAGCATAATCTTTGTTACTGGCAAGGGGATTATTATGTAGGTATTGGTCCAGGTGCTCACGGCAGACTTCCTGCGCAGGACCACGGTTCCGCATATGCGCACGCGCAAATCAAACGCCCTGAGGACTGGATGAGAGCTGTTGAAGCAAACGGCACAGGCCTCGAAACCCTGGAATATGTGGATGCTGAAGACAGGGCTGTGGAAGCACTGATGATGGGGCTACGCCTAAGGGACGGTGTTGATATAGCAACTTGGGAACAAAGGTTTGGGTATTCTACAAACCAGATCATCAATAATACAGAACTATCAAACATGAAAACTGATGGTTTTATCACTGATAGAACCGATAAACTGCAGTTATCAGTTAAAGGGCGACCCCTGTTAAATTACATACTGCAAAAGCTTGTAATCTGA
- the rph gene encoding ribonuclease PH: protein MRPSGRAVDEMRQIEMIPGFSKHAEGSCLVKFGDTHVLVTATFEENTPPWLRNTGKGWITAEYGMLPRSTHSRMNREAAKGKQTGRTQEIQRLIGRAMRAVVNLEDLGEKQVRIDCDVIQADGGTRTASISGAYVALHQCLTWMYNEGHMAKMPLIDSIAAISCGIYQGTPVLDLDYDEDSAAETDANFVLTGKGGIVEIQGTAEEEPFSEEEFLRLLRLARMGCDTIGKAQQEAIKEYT from the coding sequence ATGCGACCAAGCGGACGTGCCGTTGATGAAATGCGCCAAATTGAAATGATCCCTGGATTTTCAAAACATGCGGAAGGCAGCTGCCTCGTAAAATTTGGTGATACGCATGTGTTGGTAACAGCAACCTTTGAAGAAAACACACCGCCATGGCTTAGAAACACTGGTAAAGGCTGGATCACAGCGGAATATGGTATGCTACCACGCTCCACGCACAGCCGTATGAATCGTGAAGCAGCCAAAGGCAAGCAAACAGGCCGGACACAGGAAATCCAGCGCCTTATTGGGCGTGCAATGCGTGCGGTTGTTAACCTTGAAGATCTCGGTGAAAAACAGGTTCGCATTGACTGTGATGTAATTCAGGCCGACGGCGGCACACGCACAGCCTCTATCTCAGGCGCGTATGTTGCTCTCCACCAGTGTCTTACATGGATGTATAACGAAGGCCATATGGCAAAGATGCCCCTGATTGACAGCATTGCTGCTATCAGCTGCGGAATTTATCAAGGTACGCCAGTACTTGATCTGGATTATGATGAAGATAGTGCTGCTGAAACAGACGCAAACTTCGTTCTGACGGGTAAAGGTGGTATCGTGGAAATTCAGGGTACTGCGGAAGAAGAGCCATTCAGTGAAGAAGAATTCCTCCGTCTCCTAAGGCTTGCGCGTATGGGCTGTGACACCATTGGTAAAGCTCAGCAAGAAGCGATTAAGGAATACACCTAA